One window from the genome of Periophthalmus magnuspinnatus isolate fPerMag1 chromosome 18, fPerMag1.2.pri, whole genome shotgun sequence encodes:
- the LOC117386633 gene encoding NLR family CARD domain-containing protein 3-like, whose translation MSNLQETKRRRKRKMKSDDEEQSDVAQKRNPGPSSLGKMESTGPRPLSLKSDSSMFQPMTFQRGPKRSQLPVCCVCEKTFEEDPLYLTCPHVSCPRCVKDDTQIHCPQCGTDHKLTGDSKLFDLTEKLKNEMLNRFSMTTEGTRDERTPLNHIYTSLSINFGKTEVVPEHYSKHMMMKEQDSQEEVQVSDLFHSSPVKTRTVLTNGVAGIGKSFWVQKFIVDWAEGAAKKDTPFVFCLAFRELNLVKNDTSLLQLLTDFHPALSGIDPQVLDCTKVILILDGFDESRFDLDFRNTERVTSLQEVTSVSSLLFNLIQGNLLPTAHLWITSRPAAAHQIPGEFIHSATEIQGFNNLQKDEYFRKRFMNKPDLANMVISHVKSSQTLDLLCQIPVFCWMSSVLFEEVFGGEEQTGAPQTLTEMMAAFVSIQTKRSSRKYDENPEKERTKLLKAKRELLLKVGKLAFIHLLKNSLIFYEEDLQQCGLDPKKDTVKSGFFNSILQQERLFLQQEVYFFVHLTVQEFFAALYVYDSFTNNEPWAPELSTFMGLESSELSSRPPMFDLLKMAVDKVLERNGGHLFFFQRFLFGLVLESNHRFIPGLLLPLESSQDTVKKMLTHLKTIRRKTVSPDACINLFQTMVEMGDTRISEEIQEYLKSEDRARVQLTPLHCSALAFTLLVSKSVLEELVLKSYNTSEAGRRRLIPAVRSCRKANLSDCRVTEALLKPLSSALMFPHSSLRDLDLTNSDLGDSGVELLCEGLRSPACRLTILRLSGCLVTDKGCGFLVSALKSNPSHLKELDLSYNHLESGGRALTELKTDPQFKHLQFDVSNGGSHRMIPGLKKYLCVLTWDKACAGVQFSEEQRTASRSEDGPDSVLVRGAQGLSGRCYWEIEASEPFNIGVTHWSRGLEEFRLGQNQTSWSFVYSEGGCYGFHDNKSFPVSVHCSRSSRLAVYLDHTSGVLSFYRVTADSQTHLYTFRETFNDVLFAAAELKMKGFAKFYHDQSRQE comes from the exons GGCCCCAGCAG TTTGGGGAAGATGGAGTCGACTGGTCCCAGGCCTTTGTCACTGAAGAGTGATAGTTCTATGTTTCAGCCTATGACCTTTCAACGAGGACCCAAAAG ATCCCAGCTTCCAGTTTGTTGCGTTTGTGAAAAGACTTTTGAAGAAGACCCTTTGTATTTGACCTGTCcacatgtgtcctgtcctcGCTGTGTAAAGGACGACACACAGATCCACTGCCCTCAGTGTGGCACCGACCACAAACTGACAG GGGACAGTAAACTCTTTGACTTAACTGAGAAACTGAAGAACGAGATGCTCAACAGGTTTTCTATGACGACTGAAGGAACCAGAGATGAGAGGACTCCCCTGAACCACATCTACACTTCACTGTCCATCAACTTTGGCAAGACAGAGGTTGTCCCAGAGCACTACTCCAAACACATGATGATGAAAGAACAGGATTCTCAAGAAGAAGTCCAAGTCAGTGACCTTTTCCATAGTTCACCAGTGAAGACCAGAACTGTCCTGACAAACGGCGTGGCCGGAATCGGAAAATCATTTTGGGTCCAGAAGTTCATTGTGGACTGGGCTGAGGGCGCTGCTAAAAAAGATACTCCTTTTGTTTTCTGTCTGGCTTTCCGAGAGCTTAATCTGGTCAAAAATGACACAAGTCTGCTCCAGCTCCTGACTGACTTCCACCCCGCTCTGAGCGGCATAGACCCACAGGTCTTAGACTGCACTAAAGTGATCCTGATCCTGGATGGTTTTGATGAAAGCCGGTTTGACCTGGacttcagaaacacagagagagtcaCGTCGCTCCAGGAGGTCACTTCTGTGTCCAGCCTCTTGTTCAACCTGATCCAGGGAAACCTGCTCCCTACAGCCCATCTCTGGATCACCTCTCGGCCGGCGGCCGCTCATCAGATCCCTGGAGAGTTCATCCACTCAGCCACTGAGATTCAAGGTTTCAACAACCTCCAAAAGGACGAATATTTCAGGAAGAGGTTCATGAACAAACCAGACCTCGCTAACATGGTGATTTCTCACGTGAAGTCGTCACAGACGCTGGACTTGTTGTGCCAGATCCCCGTCTTCTGCTGGATGTCCTCTGTTTTATTTGAGGAGGTCtttggaggagaggagcaaacTGGAGCTCCTCAGACCCTCACTGAGATGATGGCAGCGTTTGTGTCTATTCAAACCAAGCGCAGCAGCAGAAAATATGACGAGAacccagagaaagagagaaccaAACTTCTAAAAGCTAAAAGAGAGCTCCTCCTTAAAGTCGGCAAACTGGCCTTTATCCACCTGCTAAAGAACAGCCTGATCTTTTATGAAGAAGATCTACAACAGTGTGGACTCGACCCCAAAAAGGACACAGTCAAATCTGGGTTTTTCAACTCCATTCTCCAACAAGAGCGTCTGTTTTTGCAGCAGGAAGTGTATTTCTTTGTGCATCTGACCGTACAAGAGTTCTTTGCTGCTCTTTATGTTTACGACAGTTTTACCAACAACGAACCCTGGGCTCCAGAGCTGAGCACCTTCATGGGTCTAGAGTCATCAGAGCTCTCCTCCAGACCCCCAATGTTTGACCTCCTAAAGATGGCCGTCGACAAAGTGTTGGAGAGGAACGGTGGTCACTTGTTCTTCTTCCAGCGTTTCCTTTTTGGTCTTGTGCTTGAATCAAATCACAGATTTATTCCTGGATTACTGCTCCCTCTAGAGTCAAGTCaagacacagttaaaaaaatgttgaCTCACCTTAAAACTATTCGACGCAAAACCGTCTCCCCAGACGCCTGCATCAACCTGTTTCAAACCATGGTGGAGATGGGAGACACCAGGATCAGTGAAGAGATCCAGGAGTATTTAAAGTCAGAGGACAGAGCTCGGGTGCAGCTGACTCCTCTGCACTGCTCTGCTCTGGCCTTCACTCTGCTGGTTTCTAAGAGTGTCCTGGAGGAGCTTGTGCTAAAGAGCTACAACACGTCAGAGGCAGGACGACGGAGGCTCATCCCGGCTGTCAGGAGCTGCAGGAAGGCCAA CCTGTCGGACTGCAGAGTGACTGAGGCTTTACTGAAGCCTCTCTCTTCAGCTCTGATGTTTCCACACTCGTCTCTGAGAGATTTGGATCTGACCAACAGTGATCTGGGGGACTCTGGAGTGGAGCTGCTCTGTGAGGGTCTGAGGAGTCCAGCCTGCAGACTCACAATACTCAG GTTGTCCGGTTGCTTAGTGACAGACAAAGGCTGTGGTTTTCTGGTCTCAGCTCTAAAATCAAACCCGTCccatctgaaggagctggacCTCAGTTATAACCACCTGGAGTCAGGAGGAAGAGCCCTGACCGAACTAAAGACAGACCCTCAGTTTAAACACCTCCAGTTTGA tGTATCTAATGGTGGAAGTCACAGAATGATCCCAGGACTGAAGAAAT atctgtgtgtcCTCACCTGGGACAAGGCCTGTGCAGGGGTGCAGttttcagaggagcagaggacagcgTCCCGCTCTGAGGACGGCCCAGACTCGGTGCTGGTGCGAGGAGCACAGGGGCTGAGCggtcgctgttactgggagaTCGAGGCCTCTGAACCGTTCAACATCGGAGTGACACACTGGAGCAGAGGGCTGGAGGAGTTTAGGCTGGGACAAAACCAGACGTCCTGGAGTTTTGTTTACTCTGAAGGGGGCTGCTACGGTTTCCACGACAACAAGAGCTTCCCAGTCTCTGTCCACTGCTCACGCTCCAGTCGACTGGCCGTTTATCTTGACCACACGTCCGGGGTCCTGTCCTTCTACAGAGTCACTGCAGACAGTCAAACACATCTCTACACTTTCAGAGAGACATTCAATGATGTTCTGTTTGCTGCTGCTGAGCTGAAGATGAAGGGCTTTGCCAAATTTTACCACGATCAGAGCAGACAAGAATAA